Proteins co-encoded in one Sebastes fasciatus isolate fSebFas1 chromosome 11, fSebFas1.pri, whole genome shotgun sequence genomic window:
- the LOC141776977 gene encoding transcription factor JunD-like — METTLYHSINTTPRVSSIYSHSTMMKKDMINLNLDDHHNNSSSSELNKSNHPDGLLNLNSPDLGLLKLTSPDLERLIIQQSTNNANNTANSQFLYPKSASDEQEFAEGFVKALEDLHKQNQLSEAGCVSVDRLELLGSNPPPGLQTSDLPVYTTLNGYASSPLGATTINYSTDTIPFPPPPSHLQQQQQHQVAVAAAVLSRLQSAGLVKDEPQTVPDMQSFGDSPPLSPIDMDNQERIKAERKKLRNRIAASKCRKRKLERISRLEDKVKNLKTQNTELASTASVLREQVAQLKQKVMNHVSSGCQLLPNQVQAY; from the coding sequence ATGGAAACAACCCTCTACCACAGCATCAACACTACTCCCAGGGTCTCCAGCATCTACTCCCACAGCACGATGATGAAGAAGGACATGATTAACCTGAACCTGGACGACCACCACAACAACTCCTCTTCATCCGAGCTCAACAAATCCAACCACCCAGACGGACTCCTCAACCTCAACTCCCCGGATTTAGGACTCTTGAAACTAACCTCTCCGGACCTGGAGCGCCTTATTATCCAGCAGTCGACCAACAACGCCAACAACACCGCCAACTCCCAGTTCCTGTACCCGAAGTCGGCCAGCGACGAGCAGGAGTTCGCGGAAGGTTTCGTGAAGGCGCTGGAGGATCTACACAAGCAGAACCAGCTGAGCGAAGCTGGGTGCGTCAGCGTGGATCGACTGGAGCTCCTCGGATCTAACCCTCCTCCCGGGCTCCAGACGTCAGATCTCCCGGTTTACACTACTTTGAACGGCTATGCGTCCAGTCCGCTCGGAGCTACAACCATCAACTACTCCACGGACACCATCCCGTTCCCACCGCCTCCGTCTcatctccagcagcagcagcagcatcaggtTGCGGTTGCGGCTGCGGTTCTGTCACGACTCCAGTCCGCAGGTTTGGTGAAGGACGAGCCTCAGACTGTGCCGGACATGCAGAGCTTCGGAGACAGCCCGCCTCTGTCTCCCATCGACATGGACAACCAGGAGCGCATCAAGGCGGAGAGGAAAAAGCTGCGCAACCGGATAGCCGCGTCCAAGTGCCGCAAGAGAAAGCTGGAGAGGATCTCTCGGCTGGAGGACAAGGTCAAGAACCTGAAGACGCAAAACACCGAGCTGGCGTCCACAGCCAGCGTGCTCAGGGAGCAAGTGGCTCAGCTGAAGCAGAAAGTGATGAACCATGTCAGCAGTGGGTGCCAGCTGTTACCAAACCAAGTCCAGGCTTACTAA
- the LOC141776980 gene encoding pyroglutamyl-peptidase 1-like isoform X1, translated as MHYYRMNCCWSLHAHSVDGSVIHPHVVCHFLSALSQKKTVASGDNPGILVWGFEPFGDHAVNSSWVAVKELERLGLGEAVDLHVCEVPVEYQAVQDLLPSLWKEHDPQLVVHVGVSGLATTVTLEQCGHNKGYKRPDNCSFCPASQCCMDSGPDCILSVLDMETVCKRVNESGLGVTLSVSKDAGRYLCDYTYYTSLYLGHGHSAFIHVPPLGKPYSSQDLGRALQAAVQEMLEMLERDHKHKHCNHEHQHHQHDH; from the exons ATGCATTATTACAGGATGAACTGCTGTTGGAGTTTGCATGCCCATTCAGTAGATGGCAGTGTCATCCATCCACATGTGGTGTGTCACTTCCTCTCAGCTCTGAGCCAGAAGAAGACCGTAGCAAGCGGAGACAATCCTGGGATTCTTGTTTGGG GTTTTGAGCCTTTTGGTGATCATGCAGTGAACTCCAGCTGGGTGGCAGTAAAG GAACTGGAGCGATTAGGGCTGGGTGAAGCAGTAGACCTTCATGTGTGTGAGGTGCCTGTCGAATATCAGGCTGTTCAGGACCTACTGCCATCGCTGTGGAAAGAGCACGACCCACAG TTGGTGGTGCATGTCGGTGTTTCTGGTTTAGCCACCACTGTCACTCTGGAGCAGTGCGGCCACAACAAGGGTTACAAACGCCCGGACAACTGCAGCTTCTGCCCTGCCTCCCAGTGCTGCATGGACAGCGGCCCAGACTGCATCCTTTCAGTCCTGGACATGGAGACAGTTTGCAAAAGGGTCAATGAGTCCGGCCTTGGGGTCACTCTTTCTGTATCTAAGGATGCTGGAAG GTATCTGTGTGACTACACCTACTACACCTCTCTGTACCTCGGGCATGGTCACTCCGCCTTCATCCATGTGCCTCCGCTTGGAAAACCCTATAGCAGCCAGGACCTGGGTAGAGCTCTTCAGGCCGCCGTACAGGAGATGCTGGAAATGCTGGAACGAGATCACAAACACAAGCACTGCAATCACGAGCATCAACACCACCAGCATGACCACTAA
- the LOC141776980 gene encoding pyroglutamyl-peptidase 1-like isoform X2, producing the protein MANKKKVIVTGFEPFGDHAVNSSWVAVKELERLGLGEAVDLHVCEVPVEYQAVQDLLPSLWKEHDPQLVVHVGVSGLATTVTLEQCGHNKGYKRPDNCSFCPASQCCMDSGPDCILSVLDMETVCKRVNESGLGVTLSVSKDAGRYLCDYTYYTSLYLGHGHSAFIHVPPLGKPYSSQDLGRALQAAVQEMLEMLERDHKHKHCNHEHQHHQHDH; encoded by the exons ATGGCCAATAAGAAGAAAGTAATAGTGACAG GTTTTGAGCCTTTTGGTGATCATGCAGTGAACTCCAGCTGGGTGGCAGTAAAG GAACTGGAGCGATTAGGGCTGGGTGAAGCAGTAGACCTTCATGTGTGTGAGGTGCCTGTCGAATATCAGGCTGTTCAGGACCTACTGCCATCGCTGTGGAAAGAGCACGACCCACAG TTGGTGGTGCATGTCGGTGTTTCTGGTTTAGCCACCACTGTCACTCTGGAGCAGTGCGGCCACAACAAGGGTTACAAACGCCCGGACAACTGCAGCTTCTGCCCTGCCTCCCAGTGCTGCATGGACAGCGGCCCAGACTGCATCCTTTCAGTCCTGGACATGGAGACAGTTTGCAAAAGGGTCAATGAGTCCGGCCTTGGGGTCACTCTTTCTGTATCTAAGGATGCTGGAAG GTATCTGTGTGACTACACCTACTACACCTCTCTGTACCTCGGGCATGGTCACTCCGCCTTCATCCATGTGCCTCCGCTTGGAAAACCCTATAGCAGCCAGGACCTGGGTAGAGCTCTTCAGGCCGCCGTACAGGAGATGCTGGAAATGCTGGAACGAGATCACAAACACAAGCACTGCAATCACGAGCATCAACACCACCAGCATGACCACTAA
- the LOC141776981 gene encoding regulator of nonsense transcripts 1-like — protein sequence MSVEAYGPSSQTLTFLDTEEAELLGGGADTQGSEYDFTDFTLPSQTQTQTQTQGHTQSQLDHQVNGPDGLLQNGDDPVVKASQLLAELNFEEDEEDTYYTKDLPLHACSYCGIHDPACVVYCNTSKKWFCNGRGNTSGSHIVNHLVRAKSKEVTLHKNGPLGETVLECYNCGCRNVFLLGFIPAKADSVVVLLCRQPCASQSSLKDINWDSSQWQPLIQDRCFLSWLVKIPSEQEQLRARQITAQQINKLEELWKENPTATLEDLEKPGVDEEPQHVLLRYEDAYQYQNIFGPLVKLEADYDKKLKESQTQDNITVRWDLGLNKKRIAYFTLPKTDSDMRLMQGDEICLRYKGDLAPPWKGIGHVIKVPDNYGDEIAIELRSSAGAPVEIPHNFQVDFVWKSTSFDRMQSALKTFAVDETSVSGYIYHKLLGHEVEDVVIKCQLPKRFTAQGLPDLNHSQVYAVKTVLQRPLSLIQGPPGTGKTVTSATIVYHLARQGNGPVLVCAPSNIAVDQLTEKIHQTGLKVVRLCAKSREAIDSPVSFLALHNQTRNMDSMPELQKLQQLKDETGELSSSDEKRYRALRRTAERELLMNADVICSTCVGAGDPRLAKMQFRSILIDESTQATEPECMVPVVLGAKQLILVGDHCQLGPVVMCKKAAKAGLSQSLFERLVVLGIRPIRLQVQYRMHPALSAFPSNIFYEGSLQNGVTAADRVRKGFDFQWPQPDKPMYFYVTQGQEEIASSGTSYLNRTEAANVEKITTRLLKAGAKPNQIGIITPYEGQRSYLVQYMQFSGSLHTKLYQEVEIASVDAFQGREKDFIILSCVRANEHQGIGFLNDPRRLNVALTRARYGVIIVGNPKALSKQPLWNHLLNYYKEQKVLVEGPLNNLRESLMQFSKPRKLVNTINPGGRFMSTAMYDAREALIPGSVYDRSSNGRSSNMYFQTHDQIGMIGTGPGPMTSLNIPIPFNLVMPPIPPPGYMGQLNGPSAGRGGGMKGKAGGGGGGGTRGGRQRNRGNMGNHSGGNGGADRHGGHMSGSQASQDLGSQPFSQGPLTQGYINMSQPSQMSQSGLSQPELSQDSYLGDEFKSQIDVALSQDSTYQGERAYQHGVTGLSQY from the exons ATGAGTGTGGAGGCGTACGGGCCGAGCTCTCAGACTCTAACGTTCCTGGACACGGAGGAAGCGGAGCTGCTGGGAGGAGGAGCGGACACTCAGGGATCCGAGTACGACTTCACCGACTTCACCCTGCCGAGCCAGACacagacccagacccagacccaaGGCCACACCCAGAGCCAGCTAGACCACCAG GTCAATGGCCCTGACGGCTTGCTACAGAATGGAGATGACCCTGTGGTAAAAGCCAGTCAGCTGCTTGCAGAGTTGAACtttgaggaggatgaggaggacacCTACTACACCAAGGATCTTCCTCTACATGCCTGCAG TTACTGTGGTATTCACGATCCAGCCTGTGTCGTCTACTGCAATACCAGCAAGAAGTGGTTTTGCAATGGCCGTGGAAACACATCCGGCAG CCACATTGTAAACCACCTGGTGAGAGCAAAGTCCAAGGAGGTGACCCTGCATAAAAACGGCCCTCTGGGGGAAACAGTACTGGAGTGTTACAACTGTGGCTGTCGCAACGTCTTCCTTCTGGGCTTCATCCCCGCCAAAGCCGACTCAGTAGTGGTGTTACTGTGCAG GCAGCCATGTGCCAGTCAGAGCAGCCTGAAGGACATCAACTGGGACAGCTCACAGTGGCAGCCTCTCATCCAGGACCGCTGCTTCCTGTCCTGGCTGGTGAAAATCCCGTCAGAGCAGGAGCAGCTCCGGGCTCGTCAGATCACCGCCCAGCAGATCAACAAGCTGGAGGAGCTTTGGAAG GAAAATCCCACTGCGACCTTGGAGGACTTGGAGAAGCCTGGTGTGGACGAGGAGCCCCAACATGTGCTGCTCCGCTATGAGGACGCCTACCAGTACCAGAACATCTTTGGTCCTCTTGTGAAGCTGGAGGCTGACTATGACAAGAAACTCAAAGAGTCTcag ACTCAAGACAACATTACAGTCAGATGGGACTTGGGTCTGAATAAAAAGAGGATTGCTTATTTCACTCTTCCCAAGACAGACTCGG ATATGCGACTGATGCAGGGAGATGAAATTTGCCTGAGGTACAAAGGAGACCTGGCCCCTCCCTGGAAAGGCATTGGACATGTCATCAAAGTCCCTGATA ACTATGGTGATGAAATTGCCATAGAGCTAAGGAGCAGTGCCGGGGCTCCAGTGGAGATCCCACACAACTTTCAGGTGGACTTTGTGTGGAAGTCCACTTCCTTTGACAG GATGCAGAGCGCCCTGAAGACGTTTGCTGTGGATGAGACTTCAGTGTCTGGTTACATCTACCACAAGCTGCTGGGACACGAGGTAGAGGACGTGGTCATCAAGTGCCAGCTGCCCAAACGCTTCACCGCTCAAGGCCTGCCTGACCTCAACCACTCACAG GTGTATGCTGTGAAGACAGTGCTGCAGCGTCCTCTCAGTCTGATCCAGGGTCCTCCTGGAACAGGGAAGACGGTAACCTCTGCCACCATCGTCTACCACCTGGCCAGACAGGGCAACGG GCCGGTGCTGGTGTGTGCTCCCAGTAACATTGCTGTCGACCAGCTGACAGAGAAGATCCACCAGACAGGTCTCAAGGTTGTGAGGCTGTGTGCCAAGAGCAGGGAGGCCATCGACTCGCCTGTGTCCTTCCTGGCTCTGCACAACCAGACCCGTAACATGGACAG TATGCCAGAACTTCAGAAGCTCCAGCAGCTGAAGGACGAGACTGGAGAGCTGTCCTCCTCAGATGAGAAGCGCTACAGAGCTCTGAGACGCACCGCTGAGAGGGAGCTGCTTATG AATGCCGATGTGATCTGCTCTACCTGTGTTGGGGCGGGGGATCCTCGTCTGGCCAAGATGCAGTTCCGCTCAATCCTGATTGATGAGAGCACCCAAGCCACCGAACCAGAGTGCATGGTGCCTGTCGTCCTGGGGGCCAAACAG TTGATTCTGGTGGGTGATCACTGCCAGCTGGGCCCTGTGGTGATGTGTAAGAAGGCAGCTAAAGCAGGTCTGTCCCAGTCTCTGTTTGAGCGTCTGGTGGTTTTGGGGATCCGGCCAATCCGTCTGCAGGTCCAATACCGCATGCACCCGGCCCTCAGCGCCTTCCCCTCCAACATCTTCTATGAGGGCTCGCTGCAGAACGGAGTCACTGCTG CGGACCGTGTGAGGAAAGGCTTTGACTTCCAGTGGCCGCAGCCTGACAAGCCGATGTACTTTTATGTCACCCAAGGCCAAGAGGAAATAGCCAGCTCTGGAACATCCTATCTCAACAG GACTGAGGCAGCCAATGTGGAGAAAATAACCACAAGGTTGCTGAAGGCCGGAGCAAAACCCAATCAGATTGGCATCATTACCCCCTACGAGGGACAGCGGTCCTACCTGGTCCAGTACATGCAGTTCAGTGGCTCCCTCCATACCAAACTCTACCAG GAGGTGGAAATAGCCAGTGTGGATGCCTTTCAAGGCAGAGAGAAGGACTTCATTATCCTGTCATGTGTGAGGGCCAATGAGCACCAGGGCATCGGCTTCCTCAATGATCCCAGACGTCTCAATGTGGCGCTCACCAGGGCCAG GTATGGTGTGATTATTGTGGGAAACCCCAAGGCCCTGTCCAAGCAGCCTCTGTGGAACCACCTGTTGAACTACTACAAGGAGCAGAAGGTCCTGGTCGAAGGGCCCCTTAACAACCTGAGGGAGAGCCTCATGCAATTCAGCAAGCCCCGCAAGCTTGTCAACACCATCAACCCT ggGGGTCGATTCATGAGCACAGCCATGTATGATGCCAGGGAGGCCCTCATTCCTGGATCTGTTTATGATCGCAGCAGCAACG GACGTTCGTCCAACATGTATTTCCAGACCCACGACCAGATCGGTATGATCGGCACAGGCCCCGGTCCCATGACTTCCCTGAACATCCCCATCCCCTTCAACCTTGTGATGCCCCCCATACCTCCCCCCGGGTACATGGGACAGCTCAATGGACCCTCAGCAG GTCGCGGTGGAGGTATGAAAGGCAAGGCGGGCGGTGGAGGAGGCGGCGGGACTCGAGGTGGGCGCCAAAGAAACCGCGGCAACATGGGGAACCACAGCGGAGGGAATGGAGGAGCAGACCGGCATGGAGGCCACATGAGCGGCAGCCAGGCCAGCCAGGACCTGGGCTCCCAGCCCTTCTCTCAGGGGCCTCTGACGCAGGGCTACATCAACATGAGCCAGCCGTCCCAGATGAGCCAATCTGGCCTCTCCCAGCCTGAACTCTCACAG GACAGTTACCTAGGAGACGAGTTCAAGTCCCAGATTGATGTGGCTTTGTCCCAGGACTCCACCTACCAGGGGGAGCGGGCCTACCAACACGGAGTGACTGGACTGTCCCAGTACTAG